Below is a genomic region from Triticum dicoccoides isolate Atlit2015 ecotype Zavitan chromosome 5A, WEW_v2.0, whole genome shotgun sequence.
GAACATGCAAAACTAATCATGCATATAACAATCGATCAATCTGTATGACAGAAGGTACCAGATTTCTCCTATTGCTTTTTCAtcatattttgcgaattctatattGGTGAAACTATGATGTTACTAATTAATACTACATTTTTCTATTGACTCTTTTCAAGAATAACAATCTCCTTGCTTATATTTGGCATGAGTGTGCAAGGGAATAACTAATTTCTTCATTCTATTTTCTAATTCGTTTAGTTGATCATGGCATTCAAGGCCCAAGGATCCTCCTCTGTGAAGGCGCTAGTTGTTGAGGATGACACCGTTCAAAGGATGGTCCTCTCGACAATGTTACTCAAATTTGAATGTGATATTACTCTCGCCAAGAATGGAAAAGAAGCAGTTGACCTATTCCTTGAGGGGAAGAAGTTTGACATTATTTTGTGCGATAAGGACATGCCCATCATGACTGGTCCTGAGGTGCTTAGCTTCCCCTTTGGATTTTCAATGTCTACATTTTTTAGCAAAGTATTGATCTAAGCATAAGTCCTTGTTTTAAGTTTGCAAATAAACTAAAAATTCTTTTGTTGTGTTGCTTCACAGGCAATTGTAAAGATTCGTGCTATGGGTGAAAGTGATGTGAAGATTCTTGGGATGTCGGCTAATGACGATGCCATGGAGGTGTTCATAAGTGTTGGTGCTGATGTTTTTGTGCCCAAACCAATGAAGGTTGAGTATCTCGGGTCTATAATTAAGGAAATAATCAACAACAAGAAGAACACCATGGACTAGcacaatccaacttgcttgagggtTGAGAAAACATTTTTCTGCTCATGGAACTATGTTTATTATGTATGCATTGTCATGATGTTTTGTTTCATTGTGTTGTTTAATTTTGAAAGAATAATCTTAAAGTTTGTTCACTATTAGCAAGAAGAACATGAGACGCTATCCTTGATTTTATGGCATTGATATACTGCTTGGTCGGCACTAATATAAATAGGCCGCAATATAATAaatacactggtgcgcgtcggtgctatacaaacggttttaacgcCTTTCCGCGACGTtatttggaaccatcgcctagtgagtgtgggcgataggtggGTCCTTCCTGCACGACCcataaaccgtcggggatatgccctcctggcacacacgctcggcaaaatgaggtcgtgtgcgaccagcgagcgctcaaatacggaaatgcgtactgtcgaatttcgggttccagcaaaacccttgaggttcgaacactggggtgcgcacaaagatctctccccctctctagctcgctcaCTCTACGATCTCAtgacctagctcgacgaacccaaagaacacgagacacaagatttatactggttcgggccaccgttgtggtgtaataccctactccagtgtgttgtggcggattgcctcttgggctgaggatgaacagttacaaaggaagaacagccttgcgaggtgaggtgttcttgtgcttggtgtgcttgtgtggttgaggatcggAATCGGatgcctccctatggtggtggctagccttatttatagaggccctggtcgtcttcccaaatattgagcgggaagggatcccacaacggctaaattcgaagggagacaactagtacaagctatcctgacaaaagtagtcttcgcctgccagaggctctggtggtgacgccgtcttgggctccacggtgacctttgtcctgccgtcctgctggccttggtcttgttgcaccgatatgtaaacctttgcctgatgcctcgggactcctcgtctgtgattgctcctttagcaccaaagaggaaacgaggacactgcgcgcgctggcgcccgcctggttccagtcgtcatggcttgcgtcactagaacctcgtgaggtgcccctcgcctttatctctccgcccctcgcgagccagcctggtgaggcctcccctgaggaggtcttgcatcatccgcctcgcgaggcttggcccctcgccagagtcttgaatgtttgctagtgaagatgggccatacatgaCCACCGGTGGAGCCACActgcgggccgcaggtaggcaagtctggggacccccgtttccagaacaccaacagtagcccccgggcccaaggcacgctcgggcttggtTTCGAGGTGAAGCCAGAGGGCAAGGTTGAagcaccacgggccccaatagcctgcggccctgCCTGACACATGGCGATCGATTGGCCGTGGGCAGCCCCACTTCCCCACGCAGCCTAGATATCCgtctggctaggcggccacggcgTCCTACACAGCTATTTCCTCCTTGCTGGAAACGCACCCCCTGACTCCTTCGCTTCCTCGAACCTCAGCTTCCTTTCCCAATCCAACCTGAGCTCAGTCCTCCCCTTCGTCATGGCGCCAACCGGTCGGAGAAAGGGAAGAAACCCCTGTCCTCAGTCAACCTGGCTCCTGTCGTCGAGCGCACTGTTGGCCGATCACGAGTGCTCAACGAGGAGGCCATGGATAAGGTCCGCCTTGCGCTCACCACCAGCTTCAACGAATGGGGTAGGACGGCGGCTTGGTCGGCGTCCCGAGCTTCTATCGATAGAGTAGCCACCGAGGTCCGGTTCTTCATCGACGCCCTATGGgacggtctggttccccccttctccgctTTCTTCAACGTCCTCCTCTCCCATTACCAGATTCATCTACTGCACTTAGATCCCCAATCTGTCACTCTTCTTGCCGTCTTCACCTTcgcctgcgaggccatggtgggcatcgccccctccgtggcccttctgcgccatttcttctcgctaCACCTGACCGACCCCTGGCAATGCTCGGGGTGCCTGAGCTTCCTGGCTGTGGCGGCGATGGCCAGCTCATGGGTTGACTTCAAGCTCCCACCATTTGCGAGTGGGTTCCGGATGCGGTGGGTGTATGTGGATGTCAGAGTGCTCAGCCCTTTGCTCTCGCCTCCGTCTGCGCCCGCCGTTCCCAACTCCGGCTGGGCTCACGAGAAGCTTACAAGCCCCCGCCTTGCCTTCATCTGGCTCCAGATGAGAAGGTTGAAAGACCTCGGGTTGACCGCGCccatggtgacgaaggagttcctcCTACGCCGCGTCGCcccactccagcgccattcccagCCGATGTGGGCCCTCTCTGTCGGCCCGGATCGCATGATGCTCCAGGAGTCAGAGCTTCCGCTTGAGGCACAGAGAATAGTTCTTGAGGTCCTGGCAGGCAACCCCTCGCCAGCCAATAT
It encodes:
- the LOC119300287 gene encoding two-component response regulator ORR42-like, giving the protein MAFKAQGSSSVKALVVEDDTVQRMVLSTMLLKFECDITLAKNGKEAVDLFLEGKKFDIILCDKDMPIMTGPEAIVKIRAMGESDVKILGMSANDDAMEVFISVGADVFVPKPMKVEYLGSIIKEIINNKKNTMD